The Polycladomyces zharkentensis genome includes a window with the following:
- a CDS encoding ABC transporter permease — translation MFHRIGAMVRKEFIQLRRDRRSLAMMLMLPVIWLVAFGYAVNFDIHRIHVYVVDEANNADSRQVIGQIGQQDDFSYQGKVSSEQARAYLKDGRADVVMVFPKDYRVLPKSSAARMRVWVDGSRLFTAQSAVRRVNEFLFRVQKESLADLQAKIKRSMTAPGGGIDLNLAQIQDPRLASMFRHMPAEQRQQIQAALQEQIGRSLASVVQQRSETIGQLFPKTELLQPSVKVWYNPDLKSVYYMIPGLVGLVLIFVTTLMTALGVVREKERGTLEQLIVSPLRPWELMVGKLLPYMLIALVDFLLVMAVGVWVFDVPYRGELGTFLLVALLFLTGSLGMGLLISTVSQNQQQAMQLAVLTLVPQFILSGFVFPLEAMPWGIRWLAYLMPLTYFLPISRGAFLKGVSPLEATTGLWVLAGYAVLFILIATVRFRRSLA, via the coding sequence ATGTTTCACCGAATCGGAGCCATGGTGCGCAAGGAGTTCATCCAATTGCGGCGCGACAGGCGGTCATTGGCGATGATGCTGATGTTGCCGGTGATCTGGTTGGTGGCGTTCGGCTATGCCGTCAACTTCGACATTCACCGCATTCACGTGTATGTGGTGGATGAGGCGAACAATGCCGACAGCCGCCAGGTGATCGGACAGATCGGCCAACAGGATGATTTTTCGTACCAAGGGAAAGTGAGCAGTGAGCAGGCGCGGGCTTATCTGAAAGACGGTCGTGCCGACGTGGTAATGGTCTTCCCGAAAGACTACCGCGTTCTCCCGAAATCGTCCGCCGCCCGAATGCGGGTGTGGGTGGACGGCAGTCGTCTGTTCACAGCCCAATCGGCGGTTCGTCGGGTCAACGAATTTTTGTTCCGCGTGCAAAAAGAAAGTTTGGCCGACTTGCAGGCGAAAATCAAGCGATCCATGACGGCGCCGGGTGGGGGGATTGATCTGAACCTCGCACAAATTCAGGACCCGCGTTTGGCGTCCATGTTTCGGCATATGCCCGCGGAACAACGTCAACAGATACAAGCGGCTTTACAGGAGCAAATCGGGCGGTCGCTGGCATCGGTGGTTCAACAGCGTTCCGAAACGATCGGGCAATTGTTCCCGAAGACGGAGTTGCTTCAACCTTCGGTGAAAGTGTGGTACAACCCTGACCTGAAAAGTGTGTATTACATGATTCCCGGACTGGTGGGGCTGGTTCTGATCTTTGTCACAACGTTGATGACGGCGTTGGGTGTCGTGCGGGAAAAGGAACGGGGAACACTGGAGCAGTTGATCGTTTCGCCGCTTCGGCCATGGGAGCTGATGGTGGGCAAACTGCTCCCCTACATGTTGATCGCCTTGGTGGATTTTTTGCTGGTGATGGCAGTCGGGGTATGGGTGTTTGACGTGCCGTACCGCGGAGAACTCGGAACGTTTCTGTTGGTGGCACTGTTGTTTTTGACAGGGTCGCTCGGCATGGGACTCCTGATTTCCACCGTGTCGCAAAACCAGCAACAGGCGATGCAGTTGGCCGTATTGACACTGGTTCCGCAATTTATTCTTTCCGGTTTCGTCTTTCCTCTGGAGGCGATGCCGTGGGGGATCCGTTGGCTCGCTTATCTGATGCCGCTTACGTATTTCCTGCCGATCAGCCGCGGAGCGTTTCTAAAAGGTGTCTCTCCGTTGGAGGCAACGACCGGATTATGGGTGCTGGCGGGTTATGCGGTATTGTTCATCCTGATCGCTACCGTGCGCTTCCGGCGCAGTCTGGCATAA
- the queF gene encoding preQ(1) synthase, giving the protein MGKVTHDHSKYANIRFDTQDESAIMVDILETIPYEYPGKDTEVVIPTSEFTSVCPWSGLPDFAELTITFIPDRLLVEMKSLKYYLTSYRNVGIYQEHATNRILEDLVNLIQPKYMKVEAVWNPRGGLGTRVVAEYTKEGYVRK; this is encoded by the coding sequence ATGGGAAAAGTGACGCATGACCACAGCAAATACGCCAACATTCGTTTTGACACGCAAGACGAATCGGCGATCATGGTGGATATCCTGGAGACCATCCCGTACGAATATCCCGGCAAAGATACGGAAGTGGTCATCCCGACCAGTGAATTCACCTCCGTCTGTCCATGGTCAGGTCTGCCCGATTTTGCCGAGTTGACCATCACCTTTATCCCTGACCGATTGTTGGTGGAGATGAAATCGCTCAAATATTATCTGACTTCCTACCGCAACGTTGGAATCTATCAGGAGCATGCGACCAATCGCATTTTGGAGGACCTGGTCAATTTGATCCAGCCGAAATACATGAAGGTGGAAGCGGTGTGGAACCCGCGCGGCGGCTTGGGCACCCGCGTGGTGGCGGAGTATACGAAAGAAGGCTACGTACGCAAATAA
- a CDS encoding DUF4064 domain-containing protein, protein MNRTTEFVLALIGGIFGLLLSLSYVLFGGVGLVSGVEEAQQGGMVITVAGILLLIGSIASMILSAPSQIRKHHKWSGGVTLATGILGFFVAFILWLIPGVLLILSGALSLRIPKTDRQNHTEV, encoded by the coding sequence TTGAATCGAACGACGGAGTTTGTGTTGGCTTTGATCGGTGGTATTTTCGGGCTGCTCTTGTCCCTTTCCTATGTGTTGTTCGGCGGCGTTGGACTGGTTTCGGGAGTGGAAGAAGCGCAACAGGGCGGTATGGTGATCACGGTGGCCGGTATTCTGCTGTTGATCGGCTCGATCGCTTCCATGATTCTTTCCGCACCTTCGCAAATCCGGAAGCATCACAAATGGAGTGGCGGCGTGACATTGGCCACCGGCATTCTTGGCTTTTTTGTAGCGTTTATTCTGTGGCTGATTCCCGGTGTATTGTTGATCCTCTCCGGTGCATTGTCACTTCGAATTCCCAAAACGGACAGGCAAAACCATACGGAAGTGTGA
- a CDS encoding ParM/StbA family protein, translated as MIIAVDCGRSYVKVMTEEKTFLFPSKVSGWRKRNYRQEVEGDIELQYRGRKWFVGQLAEREGEFTRQAMQDTKAVEETLLLTLTAIHLAGGKGKVTLVTGLPIVNFTEEEKYAVKRLLQGHHHVEVNGQWKQFHIDRVYTTIEGGSAFFAEPRMGLVRIIDFGAKTTNYATFKDRVFIDRESGTIPIGWETAKESNVREMADLIASSVSKKWGADDVVLLVGGMAKKMEPHIQEHFRCALAVKYPQTANVRGYFAVGKAMLEGVQV; from the coding sequence ATGATCATCGCGGTGGATTGCGGGCGCAGTTATGTCAAAGTGATGACGGAAGAAAAGACCTTTCTGTTTCCCAGCAAAGTGAGCGGGTGGCGCAAACGGAACTACCGGCAGGAAGTGGAAGGGGACATCGAACTGCAGTACCGGGGCCGAAAATGGTTTGTGGGTCAACTCGCCGAACGGGAAGGGGAGTTTACCCGCCAGGCGATGCAGGACACCAAAGCGGTGGAGGAGACGCTCTTGCTCACGCTGACCGCCATTCACTTGGCGGGAGGGAAGGGAAAGGTCACGTTGGTGACGGGTTTGCCGATCGTCAATTTTACCGAGGAGGAGAAGTACGCAGTCAAGCGGCTGTTGCAGGGGCATCATCACGTGGAAGTGAACGGCCAGTGGAAACAGTTTCACATCGATCGCGTCTACACCACAATTGAGGGGGGAAGTGCATTTTTCGCCGAACCGCGCATGGGATTGGTGCGCATCATCGATTTTGGAGCCAAGACTACCAACTATGCGACATTCAAGGACCGGGTGTTTATCGACCGGGAGTCGGGCACCATTCCGATCGGGTGGGAAACAGCCAAGGAGTCCAATGTAAGGGAGATGGCGGATTTGATCGCCAGCAGTGTCTCCAAAAAATGGGGAGCAGACGACGTCGTCCTGTTGGTAGGGGGAATGGCGAAAAAGATGGAGCCGCACATCCAGGAACATTTCCGTTGCGCATTGGCGGTCAAATATCCGCAAACAGCCAATGTTCGGGGTTATTTCGCGGTGGGGAAAGCAATGCTTGAAGGAGTGCAGGTATGA
- a CDS encoding PGPGW domain-containing protein yields the protein MNANVKRILLTIGGWFFLFLGVLGLFLPVLQGVLFLLIGLYMLSYTSPWARRLLMKLRARYPKLAERIDRFKKTRKIQQLFRP from the coding sequence ATGAACGCGAATGTCAAACGGATCTTGCTGACAATCGGCGGCTGGTTCTTCCTGTTTCTCGGTGTACTCGGTCTCTTTTTGCCCGTGTTGCAGGGTGTGCTGTTTTTGTTGATCGGTTTGTACATGCTGTCCTACACTTCGCCTTGGGCCCGCCGTTTATTAATGAAACTGCGCGCCCGTTATCCCAAGCTGGCGGAGCGGATCGACCGGTTCAAAAAGACACGGAAAATCCAACAGCTGTTCCGACCGTAA
- a CDS encoding O-methyltransferase codes for MNKREAYVQQLFVKEDEVLRSIEPGLSERGMPQISVSPNVGKTLHMLVRITGARRVLEIGTLGGYSTIWLARALPEDGRLVSLELNAAHASFARTNVERVGLADRVEIRVGDAKKSLQQLAEEGETFDFFLIDADKESYLTYWEWAIRLARPGAVITADNTLLHDRIFEENVKDERVRAILRFNEAVSRDDRVEAMLLPFGDGLLVAQVKD; via the coding sequence GTGAATAAACGGGAAGCGTATGTTCAACAGTTGTTTGTCAAGGAAGACGAGGTGCTTCGTTCGATCGAACCGGGCCTTTCCGAGAGAGGCATGCCGCAGATCTCAGTGTCCCCCAATGTGGGTAAAACCTTGCACATGCTGGTACGAATCACGGGTGCTCGACGGGTGTTGGAGATCGGGACACTGGGGGGGTACAGTACCATTTGGCTCGCCCGCGCCCTGCCGGAAGACGGTCGTCTGGTTTCGCTGGAATTGAATGCCGCTCATGCATCGTTTGCCCGTACCAACGTGGAACGTGTCGGGTTGGCTGATCGGGTGGAAATCCGTGTCGGGGACGCCAAGAAAAGCTTGCAGCAGTTGGCTGAGGAGGGGGAAACATTTGACTTTTTCCTGATCGATGCGGACAAGGAAAGTTACTTGACTTATTGGGAATGGGCGATCCGGCTGGCTCGCCCCGGCGCAGTGATCACGGCGGACAACACCCTGCTTCATGACCGCATTTTCGAAGAAAACGTCAAGGACGAACGTGTCCGTGCCATCCTTCGTTTCAATGAGGCTGTCTCGCGGGATGATCGGGTGGAAGCCATGCTGTTGCCTTTCGGTGATGGCTTGTTGGTGGCGCAGGTGAAGGACTGA
- a CDS encoding GNAT family N-acetyltransferase produces MHLRATGFYFLEKGRRSLVRIRLATEEDVPLIYLWRQDEEVAYWSSGGHGYSAVTFSQLSERIRGQRSDSRSLMYMVEIREDGGWKPIGSCHFRDFDAVSRSVIIGFTIGEKSYWGKGYGTRALRVFVDLLFQRYNLHRIQLDTFDENRRAIRCYEKCGFVREGVLRKAFWTIHGYRDKIVMGLLREDWEKDRAGHEDGS; encoded by the coding sequence TTGCACCTGCGTGCGACGGGTTTTTATTTTTTGGAAAAGGGGAGAAGGTCGTTGGTCCGGATTCGGCTGGCGACGGAGGAGGATGTGCCCTTGATCTACCTTTGGCGTCAGGATGAGGAAGTGGCGTACTGGTCTTCCGGCGGGCACGGATATTCAGCCGTCACGTTTTCACAATTGTCGGAACGCATCCGCGGACAGCGTTCGGACAGCCGCAGTTTGATGTATATGGTGGAGATCAGGGAAGATGGGGGATGGAAACCGATCGGTTCTTGCCATTTTCGCGATTTTGACGCGGTATCCCGTTCGGTGATCATCGGTTTCACGATCGGTGAAAAGTCGTATTGGGGCAAAGGGTACGGCACACGGGCGCTGAGGGTGTTTGTGGACCTGCTGTTTCAGCGGTACAATCTACACCGCATTCAGCTTGATACGTTCGATGAAAACAGACGAGCGATCCGTTGTTACGAAAAATGCGGATTTGTTCGGGAAGGCGTTTTGCGAAAAGCTTTTTGGACCATCCATGGTTACCGGGACAAGATCGTAATGGGATTGTTACGGGAAGATTGGGAAAAGGATCGGGCTGGACATGAGGATGGATCATAA
- a CDS encoding DUF308 domain-containing protein — protein sequence MAKEHHEDEKREEMRQLEASLQDERDQVENTDRTSKEWSYANTEPVDVEAASELAEPVRRDNIPDRKKEGVSDGRTMGIIALVLSLISFFLLPFLFGSVGIILGVFAAARGSRIGWWALALSVIAIAASMVITPIMRY from the coding sequence GTGGCCAAAGAGCACCATGAAGACGAAAAAAGGGAGGAAATGCGGCAGTTGGAAGCTTCCCTTCAGGACGAGCGGGATCAGGTGGAGAATACGGATCGCACTTCTAAGGAGTGGAGTTATGCCAATACAGAACCGGTGGATGTGGAAGCGGCTTCTGAGTTGGCCGAACCTGTCCGCCGGGACAACATTCCCGACCGCAAAAAAGAAGGTGTGTCCGACGGGCGCACCATGGGGATCATCGCTTTGGTGTTGTCGCTGATTTCCTTTTTCCTGCTCCCGTTTTTGTTCGGCTCCGTCGGTATTATTTTAGGCGTGTTTGCGGCGGCGAGGGGCAGTCGCATCGGTTGGTGGGCGTTGGCCCTGTCAGTGATCGCCATCGCGGCCTCCATGGTGATTACGCCGATCATGCGGTATTGA